ATGAAAAGTCATATCATGAACCTGAGTCCATGCCGAGTATATTATATTCTTCAGTGATTCCATGCTAAAACTCTTCTCCGTCAAAACCTGTGCTTCGGCCAGCCACTTGACCTCCGGCCAACTCTTGACCTTCTCTTTTCCCAAAGCCACATCCTTCAGTTCAGCTTTGTGCAGATTTAGATTCTTGAGCAACTCCTGGATGTCAAATTCCTTTGCCCCATCTTTGATCATCTTGGaactttcctaattattgaaagtTAGTTAAACCTGATCTGTGACCCCGGTGCATGGTTTGAAGTCCGAGACATATCAAAAGCCCACATTTCAAACAACAATGTCCTACACAAACCCAACCGGCCAACCCCACCCAGGAAAACAAACAAAGGAAAAGTGACTGGTTAGAGAGAGGCCCATAGTTCAAACAAACAAAGGAAACAATAATGGCAATGAATTTCTCCAAGTTGTGCAAGAGAGCCTTGAGCATCAGACGACATGGATAGGTAAACCCACCATAAGGGTGGATAAAACTAAATGTTGATGCTGCTTTCTCAGGGGATTATTTTACAAACGCAATAGGGCTGTACTCCGAGATGACCAAGGTATTTTTATAGCTAGATCCTGCTGCGGGATTTTGGGTATTGCTGATGCAGCCACTGCGGAAGCAAGAGCCCTTCGCGATGGTTTGTTACTCGCGGGGGGTGGGGTGCAACAATTTAATCATAAATAGTGATTGTATGTACGTAATTGAAACAATGCAGAATGGAGGCAATTCACTGGGAGGTGCTGCAGCTATCTATGAGGAATGCTCCTTCTTAGCTCGTAATTTTACCACTCCAGTGTTAAGGTTTTGCATAGCTCTAGGAAAAGCAATATTATGGCCCATATGAGGATCCACCTGATTTTATTATTGCCTTCTTAGCTCGTAATTTTTGGTACAATTGACCTTGTTCCAAGCACTGCTGCTAGATTTTATGCCAAATGCAGATAATGACTCATGGACTATGTTGGGCAATTCTTCATTGCAAGTTTCAAAAGTATATAAGAGACTCATGGGAGATGTGAGAGCAATGCCTGCCTTAGATTGGATGTGGGCAGGATGTTGTCAGCAGAAACATAAGGTCTTCTTCTGGCTTCTTATACACAACAGACTGAATACTAGAGCCATGCTACAGCGCAAGAACTTTATGATGGCAGACTATTCTTGTATAATGTGCAACCAGCAGCATCTGGAGACAAGGGGTCATCTGTTCTTTCAGTGCCCTTTTGCAGTTCTTTGTTGGCAATATATCTGCCCTCTCTGGGCCCCTCCTAGAAGTGTTTTCTAGTCTGAAAGTGGCCATATCCAAACCTTTCTTCATGGAAATTATCAtgtttgttacttggtttgtttgGATCACTCGCAATGGATTCATATTCAAGGCGGCTACTCCGAGCGTTTACAGATGTCGGCAGGATGAACTTGCACTTCTAATGCACAAGGCCAAAAGGAAATCTTATCATGgcatagtttcttgggtggagaACTTTAGATAGTTTTTAGATAGTTTTTTCTTTAGGCCTGGTGTCTCTTTGTTTTTTAGTTGCTCCTCTCAAGCAACTGTTTATTTGTACTTTTTGTTCATAACtttaataaaataaaaatatacagTGGGGAAAACCACTGTtcaccctcaaaaaaaaaaattccacTCCAGTGTTAAGATTTTGCATAGTCCTAGTAAAAGCAATATTGTGGCCCACATGAGGATCCGTCCGTctgattttattattgcctctttagCAAACAAACAATGTAAGCTTATTTTCTAATCAATAAAGTTGTCATGGAGGCTTTTCCTCAAGAAAAAAGAGATAGAGAGGCCCGGGTAGATACTACACGAACGAGAAAAATGTATCGAGCTAGGCGTTCGAAAACAAAAGTAGAACTCATATCtcttgtcttttttttttttcttttcaagGCAGATAGACCCGTAATGATACGTTTCGATTGTTGAATGCAGCTATATAGACCATCGCATAAACCACATATGACGACGTAGCAAACCCAAACATCATACATACACGTCCGTTCGTGTAATGCAATTGCCGTTCAACTTCTTCACAGAGACAATGGCATACAAACCAATCTTCGCTTCGGTCGTTCTCCTCATCTTCATCGCCGCCGTGGCAGTTTCACCGGCGTCCGCTGCTGGCGGCGGCTCCGACGAGCCGACGACGTGCGTGCCGACGCTGCAGCGCCTGCTGTCGTGCCTGGACTTCATCGAGCACCGTAGCGACGCGATCCCGCCGGCGTGCTGCGTCCAGGTGAAGGCCACGGTGGCCCAGCAGCCGTGCTGCCTCATGCACGTCCTGCGCGGCGACGTCGCCAAGCTTCTCGGGCCGGACTTCGACGACACCCGCGCCATGGTCAACGTCACCACCAAGTGCCTCTCCGACGCCTCCATCCTCATGTCCATCACGCGTTCCTGCGCAGGTTCGTACAGTTGTACACCACAAAAGTTTTTTAATTACCTACGGCCGGCCGATCTACGATCGAGGATCGATCTGGGATCGCTGCTGATTTTATATCTCTGTTCTTCAGGCAAGCCGCTCCCGCCGTTGACGCTGGAATATCCGTTCACTGCCGCATTGCCgccaccgtcgtcgtcgtcgggtgAGCAGTTCAATTTCTCAAATCACGCTGCGTGTGCCTAGCTATGTACTACGACTGTACATGTGGGTTGATTTTGTACCTGGAGTATAACTTCGGTTGCCATTAATTTGTGTCTCTGCATGCAGGAGCTGCACGGCTACAAGGCTTGTCTTACAACGTATTGCTACTTGCGCTTCTTGCATGTTTCCTCTGAGATCAGCTGACTGAATGCGGAGATGATCTGGACATATTTATTGTTGAACAAAACATAATTAAGTCTGTATTTTTTCTCTGTATCGAAtagttcttttttctttcttgcgGGCACCAATAGTTGAATTGTTTCATCAGGTACTTCCTGTTTAATAtgcggttttgctatgtctcagtcaactgagattttcttaagtctaagtcacttgcAAAAAAGtacttgagttgcacttttctgttaaaaaagtgtAATTACACTTTTCTGCTAGAAATGTGCAACTAAACCGAATTGCACCTTTCTTtaaactgcagttgcacttttctgaggtgactgagacttaagaaaatctcagtcaattTAGACATAAACACACCCTTTAATATGCGGGTGTATTACGTACCACTCAAAGTTAAAGGACCTGGTTGTGCAGTCTACACTTTCCTTGCATGTCTGTCGTGGTATTGTCACGGCATATGCTACGGGGTAGCTAAAGAGAGGTGGTTCCTGTATGGGCGTCGACGGTATCCGGAGGCGGGATTGGTACACAGCACAcggtgatgtacccaggttcagggccctcacggtggaggtaaaacccctactcctgcatgtctgatgtatatgacagtatatggtgttacatagttgctccttgagctgtttgtcctgaggaggaagaagctactGTGAGCTAAGAGGAGCCTGGCCGGCTTGGAGAGAGCCTGGCCGGCTTGAGAGGAGCTCGTACGTgagctgagagagagagagatggcagCGCTGGCCTCGTTGGCCATTTTTGGGCATGGAGAGAATGAGCCTGAAGGGCTCTCCCTGGTGTGCCTTATAAAGTCTGGCACCCAGGGGACAAGTGGTGGCCCGCATGTATTGTACATGAGGTGACCACTGGGGTTCCATCAACTGTGCGCTACAGTGCTACTGTTGCACTACATGAGCCTATTGGTAGCCTGTATGTAGACTAGCACGTTGCCTTGTCTTGTCTGTACGATCGCTAGCATGGCAGAGCATCCAATGCCTTGGTCGATCACATCTTCACGTACGCCTGATGGAGCAGCTGGCTCGTACATGGTTTGACCTGCTCTTGGCCTTGAATACTGTACGTGGAGGTTGGAGAGTTGGAGCCGGCCATGTACTTGGTCTTTACGTGGAGGTGCAGCTGGCTACTTCTCGGCCATGCACGTAGTGGAGAAGCAGCAGGAGCCGGCCACCTCTTGCATGGGAGCGAGCTGGCAGGGCGCTCCCAGGAGCCGGACGTGCGACGATCTGGAGCGGCCCAGCCAGACGTGGCAAGGCCGGCCTGGGGCGAGCCGGCCAGCGGCCCAGCGGGGGCGCGGGCGAGTCGGCCCAGGAAGCCGGAGCGGACCGAGGCGAAGCTGGAGCCGGATGGGCCGGCGGGAGCCGGAAGTCGGCCCACCCGGGCAGGGGCGGGAGCAGGCCGAGGAGGCCGCAGCCGGACGGGCCGCGGGAGCCGGCCCAGCTCGCAACTCTTCTTCTTTATCTTCTTTGCTTTATATCTCTTGAACCGTGGCATCTTTTCTTGATCCGCGAAATGCTGCACGCTCGTAAACTCGAGGACTTttccataccgggggtcatccccccgacattagcccccgagccTACAAGGGACTCGAAGAACAATCGAGTCGCAGGGAGGGTCCCAAACGCGAtgttgatgatgtagatgatgatggcgatgtcgATGTAGCCCATGGCGTGGCGTGGGTGAGAGGCGTGGAGTTGCCAAAGCTGATCTCAACCATGCGTAAGGCAGcgagggcgcagccggacgaggcggcgagggcgcagccgaacgatggcggcgaaggcgcagccggacgaggagcAGCCGGACGAGGTGGcgagggcgcagccggacaagggcGGCGAGGGCGCAGCCGAACGAGGCGCAGCCGGGCGATGGCGGCGAGGACTGAGCCGGATGAGGCGGcgagggcgcagccggacgaggagcAGCCGGACGATGGCGGCGAGGGCGCAACCGGACGAGGCGGTGAAGGCGCAACCAGACgatggcggcgaaggcgcagccggacagggcgcagccgacgaggcggcgaggggcgcagccggacgatggtggcgaaggcgcagccggacaggcgcagccggacgaggcgcagccaGACGATAACCGCGAGGgcccagccggacgaggcggcgaaggcgcagccggacgaggcgacaatcgcagccgacgaggcggcgaaggcgcggccgggacgagacgacgaaggcgcagccggacgaggcgacgaagtcgcagccggacaaggcgcagccggacgatgcGTCGAGGGTGCAGCCAGACGACGAAGGCGCGGCCGGGCGAGGCGGCCAAGGCgcgaccggacgaggcggcgaaggcgcggccgggcgaggcggcgaaggcgcggccgacgaggcgacgaaggcgcagccgacgaggcgacgaagtcgcagccgacgaggcgcagccgacgaggcgcagccgacgaggcgcagccggacgaggcgcaaccgacgaggcgacggtcgcagccggacgaggcgcagccggacgaggcgcagccggacgaggcggcgaaaagCGCGCGGCCGGGCGAGCAGCGGCGCGGCCGGACGAGGCGAAGGCGCGCCgggcgaggcggcgaaggcgcggccggacgaggcgacgaaggcgcagccggacgaggccgacgaggcggcgaaggcgcggccggcGAGGCGACGAAGGCGCTACCGGACGAGGCGGCAaggtcgcagccggacaaggcgcagccgacgaggcggcgaagacgcagccgacgaggcgacggtcgcagccggacaaggcgcagccggacgagacagcgaaggcgcggccggacgaggcggcggcggcgcggccgaacgaggcggcgaaggcgcggccgggcgagacgacgaaggcgcagccggacgaggtggCGAGGTCGCAGCCGggacaaggcgcagccggacgaggcggcgaaggcgcagccggacgaggcgacggtcgcagccggacaaggcgcagccggacgaggcggcgaggtcgcagccggacaaggcgcaggCGGACGAGGCGGCaagtcgcagccggacgaggcgcagccggacgagacgGCGAAggtgcagccggacgaggcgacggtcgcagccggacaaggcgcagccggacgaggcggcgaaggcgcggccggacgaggcggcgaaggcgcgacCGGGCGAgacgacgaaggcgcagccggacgaggcggcgaggtcgcagccggacaaggcgcagccggacgaggcggcgaaggcgcagccggacgaagcGGCGAAGggctcggtgtccgccggctcgtgctgaagagcacccggaagtggtcgctgaggaccgccagctcgaaggctctgggccgctggcaaggtggacgcggtgtccgccggctcgtgctgaagagcacccggaagtggtcgctgaggaccgccagctcgaaggctctgggccgctggcaaggtggactcggtgtccgccggctcgtgctgaagagcacccggaagtggtcgctgaggaccgccagctcgaaggctacgggccgccggcaaggtggactcggtgtccgccggctcgtggccgaagagcacccggaagtggtcgccgaggaccgccagctcgaaggcctgGGCCgttggcaaggtggacgcggtgtccgccggctcgtgccgaagagcacccggaagtggtcgctgaggaccgccagctcgaaggctctgggccgctggcaaggtggacgcggtgtccgccggctcgtgctgaagagcacccggaagtggtcgctgaggaccgccagctcgaaggctctgggccgctggcaaggtggacgctgtgtccgccggctcgtgctgaagagcacccggaagtggtcgctgaggaccgccaactCGATGTAGTCCATCGGAGATAGTCATATAAGAGACAAAGTTAGTCAGTAAAGACATAATATATGGAGCCTTAGCAGTGCTAGCTTTATGTAGAGGGATGTTGGCTCGGTTTCGTCCGAGCCCCCTGGAGTCATTTTCATGTCCCCCCCGCTCTTTGGCTTTTTCTCTTGCCAGCCATACAGCCGGGTTGTGGTCTGTAGCTGGGTCAAGAGTGGGCCGCAAAGTGGAGCGCACAGTACTTAGACTTTGAGGGGCAGACTCATTCGAGCTGACATCGGCGAAGGCCGGGATGCCCAAGGTGATCTCTCTTTGGACGTCGTTCATGTGAGGCGACCTCCAGCTTTTGCTCTTGctagccatgaagccgggttgcggacaacagCTGAGTCGAAGAGTGGGCCTTTGGTACCATACACACTACTAATCCGTCTTTGGGATAGAGCATCGTGGACTAGCCAGCGAGCCCCCGGGACGAGTTAAGTCAATCCGGGGTTAAGCAGCGAAGTGCGGCGGAAGAGGGGGTAGCCCCCGAGTGTAACTCGGGTTACCCGACTGAGCAGCGGTGCGGAGAGTTACTCAACAATACTTACATTTTGTTTTCGCTGTAGGGTTGATCTCGATAGTGATGACGAGTTGTTGAAGCCGTAGAGGCAAGGGAGTGGCTGGTGGCCTCAGCCGGCTTGGCTCCAGCCGGCCAAGCCATCAAACGCGCTGCGGGTGGGCGTGAGGGGCGCAGCCGGCAGGCGAGTCGGTGCAAGCGCGACCGGAAGAGGGCGAAGGCGCGGCCGGTGGCGGTGAAGGCGCAGCCGGAAGAGGTGCGGAGGCGCAGCCGGTGTGAGAGGggacagcccccgagtgtctctcGGGGTGGCCGATTCGCGTGCGCGGGGAAGTGTCGATGGCTGATGGCCTCAGCCGGCTTGACTCCAGCCGGCCAAGCTACCAAACGCGCTGCAGATGTACGAGCCGATGCAGATTCCGGCTGCTCAGGTTCAGCCGGACGGGCGACCAAACGCGCTCGGGCTGGTTCAGTCGGTGCAGGCTCCACTCATCCCATTCCCAGCCGGCCTGGACAGGCGGAACCGGTACGAGCGGAGTCGAGCGACCAACCAAACAGACCCAGCCCAGCCGGGTTAAGGACAGCCCGCCCAGCCGGCACCAGCGCAGCCGGCTCGATCGATCGAACATCGAGCGGATTCAGTAGGCGGCATGTTTTAGCCggatagattttttttttttcagCCGGCAAACTATTTTCAGCCGGATCATTTATtctct
This Lolium perenne isolate Kyuss_39 chromosome 1, Kyuss_2.0, whole genome shotgun sequence DNA region includes the following protein-coding sequences:
- the LOC127334478 gene encoding uncharacterized protein; this encodes MAYKPIFASVVLLIFIAAVAVSPASAAGGGSDEPTTCVPTLQRLLSCLDFIEHRSDAIPPACCVQVKATVAQQPCCLMHVLRGDVAKLLGPDFDDTRAMVNVTTKCLSDASILMSITRSCAGKPLPPLTLEYPFTAALPPPSSSSGAARLQGLSYNVLLLALLACFL